One segment of Anatilimnocola aggregata DNA contains the following:
- a CDS encoding PSD1 and planctomycete cytochrome C domain-containing protein — MPGSLRLGIALVAGWGALVLSASTLAADPPINFSRDILPILSDNCFHCHGPDAKNREADLQLDTEAGALRTESPVIVPGKSAESELFKRLISTDPDAQMPPPKSNRTVTKQQIELLKRWIDGGAKWGKHWAYETPLRPALPLVKDGQWARNPIDTFLLAKLESEGLAPSPRAPKETLIRRVTLDLTGLPPTPEEVAAFVKDDSPKAYEKVVDRLLSSRRYGERMVWDWLDAARYADTNGYQGDPTRAMWYWRDQVTAALNDNQPFDQFTIEQLAGDLLPNPTRQQLIASGFHRNHMINGEGGRIAEESRVDYVQDRVETTGAVWMALTFNCCRCHDHKFDPLKQREYYQLSAYFNSIEETGGNDAGGLANPVLSFASDEQQARVDELKKEEQLAKNAKDDLEKKLPQLQLEWEQSLASTSDSRESLWNSLVPRTLKATSEVELRLLDSGAVLAEGKNADRSNYTLEFTSGESQVITALKLEALPHESFVNQGPGRADNGNFVLSEISLSAGEKPIKIAAATAEFSQEGWSAAGAIDGKPNSGWAVMPAFGKPHTLTLTLAEPLKLAADQAWQLKLSFQFGRQHTLGCFRVSATSATSAQLKDQPAEVIGLAMLPADKRTDADKKKLADHFRANHQPWTAAEKLAEDKRKARDQFEKSLPRTMVMRERKGPRETFILTRGAYDKPEVKVTHGVPSILPPLPADAPSNRLALARWLVSPEHPLTARVTVNRYWQSFFGTGIVKTTEDFGVQSERPSHPELLDWLACEFQQSTVSQPSVAHSGEANRWNVKHLHRLIVTSAAYQQSSKSSPALQEKDPANRLLARAPRFRLPSWMIRDQALAVSGLLIDKVGGPPVKGYQPTGVWEDATFGKIRYEQDKGDALYRRSVYQFWRRIVGPTVFFDVANRQTCSVKSSRTNTPLHALTTLNDVTYVEASRAWAQRLLMSEATGPRDRVKLAYQQLLAREPSAAEEQLLLQVLEDLRAKYAADSEGAKMLLTTGASPRDEKLDVVEHAAYTALCNLLLNLDEALSKE, encoded by the coding sequence ATGCCAGGAAGTCTCCGCCTTGGAATCGCCCTAGTTGCCGGCTGGGGTGCGCTTGTGCTCTCGGCGTCGACACTTGCCGCCGACCCGCCGATCAACTTCAGTCGCGATATTTTGCCGATCCTCTCGGATAACTGTTTTCATTGCCACGGACCCGATGCCAAGAACCGCGAAGCGGATCTGCAACTTGATACCGAAGCCGGTGCCTTGCGAACGGAGAGCCCGGTGATTGTGCCGGGCAAGAGTGCCGAAAGTGAGCTGTTCAAGCGATTGATTTCGACCGATCCCGACGCGCAAATGCCGCCACCGAAATCGAACCGCACGGTGACCAAGCAACAGATTGAGTTGCTGAAGCGGTGGATCGACGGCGGAGCAAAATGGGGCAAGCACTGGGCCTACGAAACGCCCCTACGTCCCGCGCTGCCGCTGGTGAAGGACGGCCAGTGGGCAAGGAATCCTATCGATACCTTCTTGCTCGCCAAGCTGGAGAGTGAAGGTCTCGCGCCATCGCCGCGCGCCCCGAAAGAAACGCTCATTCGCCGCGTGACGCTCGACTTGACCGGCCTGCCCCCTACGCCGGAAGAAGTGGCTGCCTTCGTGAAAGACGATTCACCGAAGGCTTACGAGAAAGTTGTCGATCGCTTGTTGTCATCGCGTCGTTACGGTGAACGGATGGTTTGGGACTGGCTCGATGCAGCCCGCTATGCCGACACCAACGGCTATCAAGGGGATCCGACGCGAGCGATGTGGTACTGGCGCGACCAGGTGACCGCTGCGCTGAACGACAATCAGCCCTTCGATCAATTCACGATTGAACAGTTGGCTGGCGATCTATTGCCAAACCCCACGCGGCAGCAACTGATCGCCAGTGGCTTTCACCGCAATCACATGATCAACGGCGAAGGGGGCCGCATCGCCGAAGAGTCGCGCGTCGACTATGTGCAAGACCGCGTGGAAACGACCGGCGCCGTTTGGATGGCCCTCACGTTCAACTGCTGCCGCTGCCACGATCACAAGTTCGATCCACTCAAGCAGCGCGAGTACTACCAACTCTCGGCCTACTTCAACTCGATCGAAGAGACCGGCGGCAACGATGCGGGGGGCCTGGCGAATCCCGTCCTCAGCTTTGCTTCTGACGAGCAACAAGCCCGGGTAGACGAGTTGAAAAAGGAAGAACAACTCGCGAAGAACGCGAAAGACGACTTGGAAAAGAAGCTGCCGCAGTTGCAACTTGAATGGGAGCAATCGCTGGCCAGCACGAGCGATTCCAGGGAGTCGCTGTGGAACTCACTCGTTCCCAGGACATTAAAAGCCACGAGCGAAGTCGAATTGCGCTTGCTCGATAGCGGCGCTGTCCTGGCCGAGGGAAAGAATGCAGACAGGAGCAACTACACGCTTGAGTTTACGAGTGGCGAGTCGCAGGTGATTACCGCGCTGAAGCTCGAAGCGCTGCCACACGAGTCATTTGTGAATCAGGGCCCCGGCAGAGCCGATAACGGCAATTTTGTCTTGTCGGAGATCTCGCTCTCGGCCGGTGAGAAACCGATCAAGATCGCGGCCGCGACCGCTGAGTTTTCGCAAGAAGGTTGGTCCGCTGCGGGGGCAATCGACGGCAAGCCGAACTCAGGCTGGGCCGTGATGCCGGCCTTCGGCAAGCCTCACACCTTAACGCTCACGCTAGCCGAGCCTCTCAAGCTCGCTGCTGATCAAGCGTGGCAGCTCAAGCTTTCATTTCAATTTGGCCGCCAGCATACGCTGGGCTGTTTTCGCGTGTCGGCAACATCAGCCACGAGCGCGCAGTTGAAGGACCAGCCAGCGGAAGTGATTGGATTGGCGATGCTCCCGGCCGACAAGCGAACGGATGCCGACAAGAAAAAACTAGCCGATCATTTCCGCGCAAATCATCAACCTTGGACTGCCGCGGAGAAACTGGCCGAGGACAAACGTAAGGCCCGCGACCAGTTTGAAAAATCGTTGCCACGGACGATGGTGATGCGCGAGCGGAAAGGTCCGCGCGAGACGTTCATTCTCACTCGCGGTGCCTATGACAAACCGGAAGTAAAGGTCACGCACGGCGTCCCTAGTATTCTCCCACCTCTGCCAGCCGACGCGCCGTCCAATCGCCTCGCCCTGGCTCGCTGGTTGGTGTCACCGGAACATCCACTCACCGCCCGTGTGACGGTGAATCGTTATTGGCAATCGTTCTTTGGCACCGGCATCGTGAAGACGACGGAAGACTTCGGCGTACAGAGCGAGCGGCCTTCTCACCCCGAGTTGCTCGACTGGCTCGCTTGCGAATTTCAACAGTCGACGGTTTCGCAGCCCAGTGTCGCGCATTCGGGCGAAGCGAATCGCTGGAACGTCAAACACTTGCATCGCCTGATTGTCACGAGCGCTGCCTATCAACAATCGTCGAAGTCATCGCCGGCCTTGCAGGAAAAAGATCCTGCCAATCGTTTGCTCGCCCGCGCTCCCCGCTTCCGTTTGCCCTCGTGGATGATTCGCGATCAAGCTCTGGCCGTCAGCGGTTTATTGATCGATAAGGTGGGTGGGCCGCCGGTGAAGGGGTATCAGCCAACGGGCGTGTGGGAAGACGCGACCTTTGGCAAGATTCGCTACGAGCAGGATAAAGGGGACGCTCTTTACCGCCGCAGCGTGTATCAGTTCTGGCGGCGGATTGTCGGCCCGACCGTTTTCTTCGATGTCGCCAACCGGCAAACATGTTCGGTGAAGTCTTCCCGCACGAACACTCCTCTGCACGCGCTCACCACGCTCAACGATGTGACCTATGTCGAAGCTTCGCGCGCGTGGGCCCAGCGCCTGCTCATGAGTGAAGCAACTGGTCCGCGCGACCGCGTGAAGCTGGCCTATCAGCAACTGCTGGCTCGCGAACCGTCTGCAGCGGAAGAACAATTGCTGCTTCAAGTGTTAGAAGATTTGCGGGCCAAGTATGCCGCCGATAGCGAAGGGGCGAAGATGTTGCTCACTACTGGTGCTTCGCCACGAGATGAAAAGTTAGACGTTGTCGAGCATGCAGCTTACACCGCGCTCTGCAACCTGCTTCTGAACCTGGACGAAGCTCTCTCCAAAGAATAA
- a CDS encoding carboxypeptidase M32, which yields MNTAYEQLCGLAKEAALVESVEALLGWDERTYLPEAAGDYRAEQMTFLSGLAHQKRTQPKWGELLDELAGSDLAKDLHSDTGTTIRQLKRDYDKRVKLPQLLVEELTRASVLGQQAWVKARAANDFAMFQPHLTKIIELKRQQAEAVGYEDQPYDALLDDYEPQARTKDLTSVLGKLRQELVPLVHAIMESGKVAPVEIVSRLHPRGAQEAFGKTAAAAIGFEFQRGRLDVTHHPFCTELGPNDCRITTRYDEHHFNGAFFGILHEAGHGIYDQGLRSELFGLPPGQFVSLGIHESQSRMWENLVGRSNAFWQYFFPKWQEFFPVAAEGVTQQQLFAAINHVQPSLIRVEADEATYNLHIIVRFELEQALLSGDLPVNDLPAAWMEKYREYLGIAPPNDANGCLQDVHWSAALFGYFPTYSLGNLYASQLFEQADKDLGGLNDLMKRGEFLQLKLWLNEKIHRHGQCYSASELVQRITGKPLGSEPLMRHLRGKLLPLYGLA from the coding sequence ATGAATACGGCTTACGAGCAACTGTGTGGGCTGGCGAAAGAAGCAGCGCTGGTGGAATCGGTCGAGGCGCTGCTGGGGTGGGATGAGCGGACCTATCTGCCAGAGGCTGCCGGGGATTATCGGGCCGAGCAGATGACGTTTCTTTCGGGACTTGCCCACCAGAAACGGACGCAGCCGAAGTGGGGTGAGTTGCTCGACGAGTTGGCGGGCAGCGACCTGGCGAAAGACTTGCACAGCGATACCGGCACGACCATTCGCCAGTTGAAACGCGACTACGACAAGCGCGTGAAGTTGCCTCAACTGCTCGTCGAGGAACTGACGCGGGCTTCGGTCCTTGGGCAGCAAGCCTGGGTGAAGGCGCGGGCTGCCAATGACTTCGCCATGTTCCAGCCGCACCTGACGAAGATCATCGAACTCAAGCGGCAGCAGGCCGAAGCCGTCGGTTACGAAGATCAGCCTTATGACGCTCTGCTCGACGATTACGAACCGCAAGCGCGAACCAAAGACCTGACGAGTGTGCTTGGCAAATTGCGGCAAGAACTCGTGCCGCTGGTGCACGCAATCATGGAGAGTGGCAAAGTCGCCCCAGTCGAGATCGTCTCGCGGCTTCATCCGCGAGGTGCGCAAGAAGCCTTCGGCAAGACAGCAGCCGCGGCCATCGGTTTCGAGTTCCAACGCGGTCGGCTCGATGTGACGCATCATCCCTTTTGCACCGAACTGGGCCCCAACGACTGCCGGATCACCACGCGGTACGACGAGCACCATTTCAACGGAGCCTTCTTCGGCATTCTGCACGAAGCGGGGCACGGCATTTACGATCAAGGCCTCCGCAGCGAACTGTTTGGGTTGCCCCCCGGGCAATTTGTTTCGCTCGGAATTCACGAGTCGCAGTCGCGGATGTGGGAAAATCTCGTGGGCCGCAGTAATGCGTTCTGGCAATACTTCTTTCCCAAGTGGCAGGAGTTCTTTCCCGTCGCAGCAGAGGGGGTCACCCAGCAGCAGCTGTTCGCCGCCATCAACCATGTGCAGCCTTCGCTCATTCGTGTCGAAGCCGATGAGGCGACCTATAACTTGCACATCATCGTCCGCTTCGAACTCGAGCAAGCTCTGCTCAGTGGCGATCTGCCGGTAAATGACTTGCCCGCGGCGTGGATGGAAAAATATCGCGAGTACCTCGGCATCGCACCACCCAACGATGCCAACGGCTGTTTGCAAGACGTTCATTGGTCGGCTGCCCTGTTCGGTTATTTTCCCACGTATTCGCTGGGCAATTTGTATGCTTCGCAACTCTTTGAGCAGGCCGATAAGGACCTGGGCGGCCTGAACGACTTGATGAAGCGCGGCGAGTTCCTGCAACTCAAGCTGTGGCTGAACGAGAAGATTCATCGTCACGGACAGTGCTACTCAGCGTCTGAGCTTGTGCAGCGAATCACTGGCAAGCCACTAGGAAGCGAGCCGTTGATGCGACACTTGCGCGGCAAGCTCTTGCCGCTGTATGGGTTGGCTTAA
- a CDS encoding S1/P1 nuclease, with the protein MKNARLAIIALSMFTLIAPPAQAWNAVGHSLVAKLAYAKLTPAEREKVVALLNKHPHAALYLKADRPENVPEGEWMFMQAAVWSDWIRPPRNFQGNLADHPRHKFHRGPWHYVNRTYKAHQTDLSPGVPLPAETSIQQQLPLSVEIASKKMADDPGIAADVSAEQNRAVRLCWAFHLIGDIHQPMHVASLVDPVRLPGGDEGGNKLSLRVDIGAEPTKLHTFWDSVLGTDVDPETIQELADSLLNDARLTPEKLPQASNGDVNDWIAESYKLAAQHAYLNGDLPVVIWDDFKANTVTINDVPILPVGTEKNARRIARQQVMVAALRLADKLRLAIVD; encoded by the coding sequence GTGAAAAACGCTCGCCTCGCGATCATTGCGCTTTCAATGTTCACGCTCATTGCTCCGCCAGCTCAAGCCTGGAATGCGGTCGGGCACTCACTGGTTGCCAAGCTGGCCTATGCCAAGCTGACGCCGGCCGAGCGTGAGAAAGTCGTGGCGCTGCTCAACAAGCATCCTCATGCAGCGTTGTACCTGAAGGCCGATCGCCCCGAGAACGTGCCCGAAGGGGAATGGATGTTCATGCAAGCGGCGGTGTGGAGCGATTGGATTCGCCCGCCACGCAATTTTCAGGGAAACCTAGCCGACCATCCGCGGCACAAGTTTCATCGCGGTCCCTGGCACTATGTAAACCGCACTTACAAGGCACATCAAACAGATTTATCTCCCGGCGTCCCGTTGCCAGCCGAGACCAGCATTCAGCAGCAATTGCCGTTGTCGGTGGAAATTGCCAGTAAAAAAATGGCGGACGATCCGGGCATTGCCGCGGATGTATCTGCCGAGCAGAACCGGGCCGTGCGGCTCTGCTGGGCCTTTCATTTGATTGGCGATATTCATCAGCCCATGCACGTGGCTTCGCTCGTCGATCCAGTTCGCTTGCCCGGAGGCGACGAGGGGGGCAACAAGCTGTCGTTGCGAGTCGACATTGGAGCCGAGCCCACGAAGCTCCACACGTTCTGGGATTCGGTGCTGGGGACCGACGTCGACCCCGAGACGATTCAAGAACTGGCCGATTCCCTGCTGAACGATGCACGTCTCACGCCCGAGAAGTTGCCGCAAGCCAGCAACGGCGATGTGAACGACTGGATCGCTGAAAGTTACAAGTTAGCCGCTCAGCACGCCTACCTAAACGGCGATTTACCCGTGGTGATCTGGGACGACTTCAAAGCAAATACCGTCACCATCAACGACGTCCCGATCCTGCCCGTCGGCACCGAGAAAAACGCCCGGCGGATTGCACGGCAGCAAGTAATGGTCGCCGCACTCCGGCTGGCCGACAAACTTCGGCTGGCAATTGTGGACTAG
- a CDS encoding 3-keto-disaccharide hydrolase, whose translation MNMTLRLIALVCLGSLASLASAEEAKNLFDGKTLAGWQGNDKFWSVQDGVITGQTTKDNPTKGNTFLIWQGGDIGDFTLKLKFRIVGGNSGIQYRSKDLGNHVVGGYQADIEAGEKYIGILYEEKGRGILAERTQKVEIDSAGKKTVTGSTADNKEILASIKKEDWNDLEIVAKGNHLVQTINGFTTVDVTDGQVGKARESGILALQLHAGPPMLVQFKDIMLTQSSK comes from the coding sequence ATGAATATGACTCTCCGCTTGATCGCGCTCGTTTGTCTCGGCTCGCTCGCTTCGCTGGCCAGCGCCGAAGAAGCCAAGAATCTGTTTGACGGCAAGACGCTCGCAGGCTGGCAAGGGAACGACAAGTTCTGGTCGGTGCAGGACGGCGTCATTACTGGTCAAACCACCAAAGACAATCCAACCAAAGGGAACACCTTCCTCATCTGGCAGGGTGGCGACATTGGCGACTTCACGCTCAAGCTCAAGTTCCGCATCGTCGGGGGCAACAGCGGCATTCAGTACCGCAGCAAAGACCTTGGCAACCATGTGGTCGGCGGCTATCAGGCCGATATCGAAGCGGGGGAGAAGTACATCGGCATCCTGTACGAAGAAAAGGGGCGCGGCATTCTTGCCGAACGGACGCAGAAGGTAGAAATCGACAGCGCTGGTAAAAAGACGGTGACCGGTTCCACTGCCGACAACAAAGAGATTCTCGCCAGCATCAAAAAAGAGGACTGGAACGATTTGGAAATTGTCGCCAAGGGGAATCACCTGGTGCAGACGATCAATGGCTTCACCACAGTCGACGTGACCGATGGTCAGGTTGGCAAAGCCAGGGAAAGTGGCATTCTGGCCCTGCAGCTTCACGCTGGTCCGCCAATGCTTGTGCAGTTCAAGGACATCATGCTGACCCAATCGAGCAAGTAA
- a CDS encoding ribonuclease domain-containing protein: MPVSVDQQIEQVTMRQYGLLGRGAGMGNALFAIDYDQLPLQAQQTIDLIIAGGPFPFREDNTEFRNNFQDLPNGQYREFTVPTPGIANRGARRIVARSTGILFFTACHYERVQGRMSNEDRIAATAAVDAEWRNGFYIITGLEIDFRNKIKAALSSLPIRSRGRR, from the coding sequence ATGCCCGTCAGCGTTGATCAGCAGATTGAGCAAGTGACCATGCGGCAGTATGGGCTGCTGGGGCGCGGCGCGGGCATGGGAAACGCGCTGTTTGCGATCGACTACGACCAGTTGCCCCTGCAAGCGCAGCAGACCATCGATCTGATTATTGCCGGCGGTCCATTTCCGTTTCGCGAGGATAACACCGAGTTCCGCAACAACTTTCAGGACTTGCCCAACGGGCAATATCGCGAATTCACCGTGCCGACGCCGGGCATCGCCAATCGCGGAGCGCGGCGGATTGTAGCCCGCAGTACGGGTATTCTTTTTTTCACGGCCTGCCACTACGAACGAGTGCAGGGGCGGATGTCGAACGAGGACCGCATCGCGGCCACGGCTGCGGTCGATGCCGAGTGGCGAAACGGGTTTTACATCATCACGGGCCTGGAAATCGACTTCCGCAACAAAATCAAAGCAGCCCTCAGCAGCTTGCCCATTCGCAGTCGCGGTCGCCGGTGA
- a CDS encoding PVC-type heme-binding CxxCH protein, which produces MASDYTRRTPLVLLIGLVAILTQLATYKTDAQETKPQEQKPAAVPDSVDKDYSAELPRIEPLSPADALQSFDVAPGFRLEQVAAEPLLADPVAICFDEDCRMFVVEMRGYSENKDDKVSCIRLLEDTDSDGKFDKSSIFADKLNWPTAIHCWKGGVFVADAPDLLYLKDTTGDGVADERKVVLTGFGTSNVQGLVNTFQWSLDNRIVGATSSSGAELRKPEDKLSKPISLRGRDFSLNPETLEIKPLSGGAQHGATTDRWGNRFVCSNSDHIQHVVFADADLARNPLLAAPAVRRSIAVDGPQADVFRLSPIEPWRIVRTRLRANKIVPGIVEGGGRPAGYFTSATGVTLYNGDAWPAEFLGMAFVGDVGSNIVHRKTLKPNGVSFTAHRIDEKKEFIASRDTWFRPVQFANAPDGCLYVCDMYRETIEHPLSIPPILKKHLDLTSGRDRGRIYRVTTEQFTQRQLPKLSKATTGELVATLDHANGWHRETAARLLTERADAAAIKPLEKLAQAATRPEGQIRALYLLDTFGALTDELLLPALRAEHPRVREQAVRLSASIAAKSPALRQQLVRMTADADDRVRFQLAIALGNLASEERVPALLALLRQDIANADQRLAMSSSLADGAGLMLQQLAADESLSKRPEVKTLVQNLTMQMGRQQRAEDLPLLVKTLAKWSQEKSPLLPIAIQSLAAKQDSPLARQIAVATGGQADAWMQELIASAKQTALDTAATPANRIAAVKQLRLAKFATTQEVAEALLTPANAAELQATVITTLAAAESEEVATFLLSRFDQLTPELKSRALDALISRPAWALALLQAIETKQLAAADLDLTRLNLLAESSNEEVRRRALALAKVNRPSDRLQVVTEYKPVLEQTGDATRGKEVFKKNCAACHKLQGFGHEIGPNLAAMKNRGPEAILINVLDPNREVNPQYLNYLVLTTEGRSLSGMLTAETATSVTLRKQENATDTVLRVDIEQLKSTGQSLMPVGLEKQIDRAAMTDLIEYLKTLE; this is translated from the coding sequence ATGGCTTCGGATTATACCCGCCGCACGCCGCTTGTTTTGTTGATTGGACTCGTCGCGATTTTAACGCAACTGGCGACTTACAAAACCGACGCTCAAGAAACCAAGCCCCAAGAACAAAAGCCCGCCGCAGTGCCCGATTCGGTCGACAAGGACTATTCGGCCGAGTTGCCACGTATCGAACCGCTGTCGCCTGCCGATGCTCTGCAGAGTTTTGACGTCGCGCCGGGCTTTCGGCTGGAACAAGTCGCCGCTGAACCGCTGCTGGCCGATCCCGTCGCGATCTGCTTCGACGAAGACTGCCGGATGTTCGTCGTCGAGATGCGAGGCTATTCGGAAAATAAAGACGACAAAGTCAGCTGCATTCGCCTGCTGGAAGATACCGACAGCGATGGCAAGTTCGATAAGAGCAGCATCTTTGCCGACAAACTCAACTGGCCGACGGCCATTCACTGCTGGAAGGGAGGCGTGTTCGTCGCCGATGCTCCAGACCTGCTTTACCTGAAGGATACGACAGGCGATGGTGTGGCCGACGAACGGAAGGTCGTCCTCACCGGTTTTGGCACCAGCAACGTGCAAGGACTGGTGAATACGTTTCAGTGGTCGCTCGATAACCGCATCGTCGGAGCCACCAGCAGCAGTGGTGCCGAGTTGCGTAAGCCAGAAGATAAATTGAGCAAACCAATTTCGCTGCGCGGTCGCGATTTCTCGCTCAATCCCGAAACGCTCGAAATCAAACCACTCAGTGGTGGTGCCCAGCATGGTGCGACAACCGACCGCTGGGGAAATCGCTTCGTCTGCTCGAACAGCGATCACATTCAACATGTCGTCTTTGCCGACGCCGATCTGGCTCGTAATCCGCTGTTGGCTGCACCTGCCGTGCGCCGGAGTATTGCCGTCGACGGTCCGCAGGCTGATGTTTTTCGCCTCAGCCCGATTGAACCCTGGCGAATCGTCCGCACGCGGTTGCGGGCGAACAAGATCGTGCCTGGCATCGTCGAAGGTGGAGGCCGCCCCGCGGGCTATTTCACCAGCGCGACGGGCGTCACGCTTTACAACGGCGATGCCTGGCCGGCGGAATTTCTCGGCATGGCATTTGTCGGCGACGTGGGAAGTAACATCGTCCATCGCAAAACGCTCAAGCCCAACGGCGTCAGTTTTACGGCGCACCGAATCGACGAGAAGAAAGAGTTCATCGCCTCGCGCGATACCTGGTTCCGCCCGGTGCAATTTGCCAATGCTCCCGATGGCTGCCTGTATGTTTGCGATATGTACCGCGAAACGATTGAGCATCCGCTGAGCATTCCGCCGATTCTGAAAAAACATCTCGACCTGACCAGTGGCCGCGATCGCGGGCGGATCTATCGCGTGACGACCGAACAGTTCACGCAGCGCCAACTGCCGAAATTGAGCAAGGCAACCACGGGCGAACTAGTCGCCACACTCGACCACGCCAACGGTTGGCATCGAGAAACCGCAGCGAGATTGTTGACTGAGCGCGCGGATGCGGCCGCGATCAAGCCATTGGAAAAACTCGCTCAAGCCGCCACACGCCCGGAAGGTCAGATTCGTGCGCTCTATCTGCTCGATACCTTCGGCGCGCTAACGGACGAACTGTTGCTGCCGGCGCTCCGTGCGGAACATCCGCGCGTTCGCGAGCAGGCCGTTCGCTTGTCGGCAAGCATTGCTGCGAAGTCCCCTGCTTTACGTCAGCAGTTGGTCCGCATGACCGCGGATGCCGATGATCGCGTCCGCTTTCAGCTGGCGATTGCCCTGGGGAATCTTGCCAGCGAAGAACGGGTGCCAGCGCTCCTCGCGCTGTTGCGGCAGGATATTGCCAATGCCGATCAGCGTTTGGCCATGAGTTCTTCCTTGGCCGATGGTGCAGGCCTGATGTTGCAGCAGTTGGCAGCTGACGAAAGCCTGAGCAAACGCCCCGAAGTGAAAACGCTCGTGCAAAATCTAACGATGCAAATGGGTCGGCAACAGCGGGCTGAAGATTTGCCCTTGCTCGTCAAAACACTGGCAAAATGGTCGCAAGAGAAGTCGCCACTGCTGCCGATTGCCATTCAGAGTCTGGCCGCGAAGCAGGATTCGCCCCTCGCCAGGCAGATTGCCGTTGCCACCGGTGGACAGGCCGATGCCTGGATGCAGGAATTGATTGCCTCAGCCAAGCAGACCGCTCTCGATACCGCGGCGACCCCCGCAAATCGTATTGCCGCCGTGAAACAATTGCGGCTCGCCAAGTTCGCGACGACGCAGGAAGTGGCTGAGGCGCTGCTAACCCCGGCCAATGCGGCCGAATTGCAGGCTACTGTCATCACCACGCTGGCTGCAGCCGAAAGTGAAGAGGTCGCCACGTTCCTGCTCTCGCGTTTCGATCAGCTCACCCCTGAACTGAAGAGCCGCGCACTCGACGCGCTCATCTCGCGCCCTGCTTGGGCTCTCGCGCTGCTGCAAGCCATCGAAACGAAACAGTTGGCCGCTGCGGATCTGGATCTCACCCGGCTTAACTTGCTGGCCGAGAGTTCGAACGAGGAGGTTCGCCGCCGCGCCCTCGCTCTGGCAAAAGTGAATCGTCCGAGCGATCGCTTGCAGGTGGTCACAGAATATAAGCCCGTTCTTGAGCAGACCGGCGATGCCACTCGCGGCAAGGAAGTGTTTAAGAAGAACTGCGCTGCCTGCCATAAGCTGCAAGGCTTTGGCCACGAGATCGGCCCGAATCTCGCCGCAATGAAGAACCGCGGCCCGGAGGCAATTCTCATTAACGTCCTTGATCCCAACCGCGAAGTAAATCCGCAGTACCTCAACTACCTGGTGCTGACGACCGAAGGACGCTCCCTCAGCGGCATGCTGACTGCCGAAACCGCCACCAGCGTGACCCTCCGCAAACAAGAGAACGCGACCGACACGGTGCTGCGGGTCGATATCGAGCAACTCAAGAGCACCGGCCAATCACTGATGCCCGTCGGCCTCGAAAAGCAGATCGACCGGGCGGCCATGACGGATTTGATCGAGTACTTGAAGACGTTGGAGTAA
- a CDS encoding NAD-dependent epimerase/dehydratase family protein, protein MHALVTGANGFLGGWIVEQLLARGDRVRALVRRDAPELAAQGADIARGDIRDLASLQAATKGIDAVFHVAAIAGIWGPKQTFWDVNVTGTANVLEACLQNQVPRLIYTGSPSVTFAGGDQQGVDESVPYPEKYLCHYPQTKAVAEELVLDANSPELMTCALRPHLIWGPRDQHLIPRLLERARSGKLRYVGDRTNLIDAVYVENAAAAHLQAADALQPGSPVGGKAYFITNDEPVNCWNWIDELLALAGLPPVKKGISTRGAYLAGTMLEGLWTLLRRTDEPRMTRFLALQLGTSHYFNIAAAKRDFGYEPKISMAEGMRRLKASWRS, encoded by the coding sequence GTGCACGCACTCGTCACTGGCGCGAATGGTTTTCTCGGGGGGTGGATCGTCGAGCAACTGCTGGCTCGGGGGGATCGTGTCCGCGCGCTGGTGCGCCGTGATGCTCCGGAATTAGCCGCCCAAGGGGCTGATATTGCCCGGGGGGATATTCGCGACCTGGCATCCCTGCAAGCTGCGACCAAAGGTATTGACGCGGTGTTCCACGTGGCTGCAATTGCGGGAATTTGGGGCCCGAAGCAAACGTTTTGGGATGTAAACGTTACCGGCACTGCGAACGTGCTGGAAGCGTGTCTGCAGAATCAAGTGCCACGTTTGATCTATACCGGCAGCCCGAGTGTGACGTTCGCCGGTGGGGATCAACAGGGTGTCGACGAGAGCGTCCCCTATCCCGAAAAATACCTTTGCCATTACCCGCAAACCAAAGCGGTGGCGGAAGAACTCGTCTTAGATGCCAACAGCCCAGAGCTAATGACCTGCGCGTTACGTCCGCACCTAATCTGGGGACCGCGCGATCAACACCTGATTCCCCGGCTCCTCGAGCGCGCCCGGTCGGGAAAACTGCGCTACGTCGGCGATCGGACGAATCTGATTGATGCCGTTTATGTGGAGAATGCCGCAGCCGCGCACCTGCAAGCGGCCGATGCACTGCAGCCCGGCTCGCCCGTCGGCGGTAAGGCTTATTTCATTACCAACGATGAACCGGTGAACTGCTGGAATTGGATTGACGAACTGTTGGCACTCGCCGGGCTGCCGCCGGTGAAGAAGGGAATCAGCACCCGCGGGGCCTATCTCGCGGGCACGATGCTCGAAGGGCTTTGGACGCTCCTGCGCCGCACCGACGAGCCGCGGATGACTCGGTTTCTCGCGCTGCAACTCGGCACGTCGCACTACTTCAATATTGCCGCCGCGAAGCGCGACTTCGGTTACGAACCAAAAATCAGCATGGCCGAAGGAATGCGGCGGTTAAAAGCGTCGTGGCGCTCCTAG